TTTGCAAGCTTCCAAGGCTGGAGATGGGTCATCATTTCTCTGATGACTTTTTCCCAGTCCTGAACCACTTCCCTTTAAACAAGTACATATCTAGTGTCCAGATGTCCCAAATGGAACCTTCCAAGATGCATTCTGTGGTTACTGCTATCAAAAAGCTAGCTTTATCATCCTTGTAAATGCCATTGAAGCAGTTATATGGTACAATTAGATCCTCTCTTAGCCTCTTCTATGCCAGACTGAAAAAGTCAACCTCAACCAGCCCTCCTTGCAGGCCATGTACTCTACATCTCCAGCTGGATCCTCTCCAGATTCCTCCACATCCTCTTTGGACTGAGGTCCCAGAACTAGACATAAGTCCAGGTGCAGCCTCATCAGTGCCAAGTAGTGACGGATAGCACCTTTCCTCCATCAGCCAGCCTCACTCCTTCCAGTAGAACTCCCAGTGTAGTATGCAATTTGTCTTACTTATGATGAGAGCACACAACACGTGGGCTTATATTCAATTTGGCACCTGCCATAACCCCAAGGGCCTACATCCCAGCCTGTCCATACATAGAGTGGCTCCAGCCAGGTGATGAGATCAGCAACTCATTGCATTAAACTGTGAGGTTCTTTTCGCCTCGTGCTCATTTGAGATCCCTCGGGTTTGAAGTATTTGGTGCATCAACCACTCCCAGTAATTTAATATCACCCTATAcaatactttaaaaatgaaaaaatacaagtgatattttaattcctttggTCACAAAAGAATTTAAATGCCGTTACTTGGCTTTCAGAGCTAggattttgtcttcattttctcaagTTCTTGATTGTTCTCACTCAGTTCATAATCTCACTGAGCTTCAGACCTGTCATCAGTCTCTCCTTAGTTGTTGGTAGCAGCAGAAGAGGGAACCTGTGACAGTGAGGTTTACTGCCATTCTGTCTTTTCTCCCTAGTTCCAGCACACAGACTAAGGGTATCAGCCAGCCACTTGAACTCCCCAGTGCCTGTGCATCAAAAGGCAGCAGACACTAGTACTCCTGTTCCCCTTTTGAGGTTATTTCACTATCTTAAGTATTTATAGATTGATCTGGGCATCAACAGTTGGATGCTACTGGAGTTATTCCCACTCTTCCCTTACTcctgtaagaaaataaacattgaaaTAGTAACATATAATGTAATGGGATGAAGTGGTGTGTTTATTAACTGCAAACAAGCTATGGACCTAAGCCAAAGGCTATTGAAATGCATAAGAGGCTTCAGATGTTGCATCAAACTTGAATTAACATTTGACTAAATGGGTGCTTTAGCTTGTGAGTGGTCCAACTGGAAGGAACAGTATATTTCACATCACACGCACCTTCAAATAAATGAGTGGCTGATCTCCTGAATCACACTTATTGCCATAAGTTTCCCAACACTGCCACCTGCAGAACAGGCTAATTACAGCTCCCAACAGAGAACTGTTAAGAGGTTGAGCGCAGACAACACTGGATATGATTTTAAGTTGCCATGTGCATGCCTGGACAGATAAACCTGAAATCCTACCTGAAAATcctaaatatttctgaaacatttctaAGGATGGCTCTTTATGTCAAAAATCCACTTGTGGAAGGCTGCAGAAAAACCACAGTAACTTACTGattcaaattaaataatttgCACAATAAAATCCTCACATCTGGAAGGTCAGCAGTGGCAAGAACCAGTCACTGATTTCTTTTAGAGATGCATGGAACACCGCTATCAGGCTTCGCAAGCTGCCTGCCTGATTCAGTAGCTGTCACAATGAGAGTTCTGAGGTGAAACATTTGGGGCTTTGGTTGAGCAGACAGAAAGAGCTGATTTAATCATGGAGGATGTGCAGGAAATTAAGATAACAATTCTATTCAGAATTAGAGATTCAGGATTaaaattgaaggaaaacaagcacAGTGAGCTCCACTTGAAGTAGGATGCGGCTAAGAGTGTCAAATTATTGAAGAccatattttaattaaaagaatgttttttgaTCATAgcttcttgaaagaaaagccTACAGCAATTTGCACTCCTTGGTCCAACACTTTTGCTAAAGTGTGATGCAATAGACAAAGATAAAAATTGAAAAGCCATTTGCAAGCAGGTAAAGCTAGCTGGAaaacatgcattaaaaaaagtttatagAGTGTCTATAAACTCAATGACTGAAAACCATCCTTCACTACTTACAATTTATTCTAGATGGATATGAAGTGGTGCATACATGCTTCTGAGCATGCTAACTTTGTAATGTATTAACATACCTTGAACAGTTGAGCTATTAATACACCAAAAGCTCCCATCTATTCAGCTTTCAGATACTTACCAATTGGATCCTTATCTCTGGAGACAACTATCACTGTTCATGAAACTTTGGCTCTCCCTAGTAATTTATCTTCCTTTAAGCAGGTCATTTTAGGGGAGAGTTCAGTGCTTTGCCAGACACCAATGTTAATTTTAAATAGATGAAAACAATCTTGCTGTTGATGTACATGAGGGGATTGCTAGTCTTCCATCTTTTGAAAATGTACCCAGAGCCAAAGGGTGACAAAGTAAAAAGTGAATGCCTCAACACTTTTCCTacttctccaaaaaaaaaaaaaaaaaagaaattattcagaTGTCTGCCATTCAGTAGACCTGAAGTCTAGAAACCTCAGCAGAagactggggaaaaagaagCTTGATAAATGCCACAGTGATTTCACTAGCTCTGCTAGATACACTGctagattaaaaaacaaacacacactgaTGCAATCACTATAAGAAATATAGTCAGAACTCAAAAGGCACTTTCAGGTAGCTTCAGTATTGCCTACGCAGTAGCTCACAGGCACAGTTACAATAGGTACCCAAGGCAACAGCTTAAACAGTGACACCCCCTGCAGAACAAAAGCACAGTCCTACAGGCatggcacacagctggctggaCTCCACTCTTTCTACTACATCTGATGGTTGCTGCTCCTTCCAGCCCCCTGTGATCCTGCCACAAGCAGTTCCCTCTCTGGGAGACCTTGTTGCTAGGCAGCCTGAGTCATAGGGAAGGCAGAGATGGCTCCAGGCCTCTGCTAGTGCAGGAGGCTGTAGCAGAAGTGCCATGGAAGGCCTTCATCCGTGTTTTGTCAGCTTGAGAAGGATGCTGTCAAAGAGTAACATGCAACAGTTTACCTTAGCAGGTGCTTTCAACTTTCCAAAACTGAAAGAGGCTGATGTTTAGAATTGAAGTACTCTAATCTTTTAAGCTTCAGAATCCAAATTTACTTTGATAATGCTTTAAGAGTAGCAATGAGATGCAACTCAAAACATCACTTTCAGCCTACACTTGGCTTTAGACAAAGCTTCTATTTTGAATTACTCTtcaaaaaaaagcctgaaagcCAGGCTTACAGGAAACACGTAACAGCAGCTACCTACAGAACATATGAAGTTACCAAGCACCACAGAACAGAAATCTACACTGCTGACAGGTCCCAGCTAGGACAGTACGTTTGTAGGCCTTGGTTGAAGGACACTTTATTCTTCCCTACAGTTATCTGAAGTTTGAGCAAGCAAGGAGCTGCAGATGAATATGtaaaaagctttcatttaaGAGGTTCAGAGTGTTGAGGCTAATGAGTGTTTTAccttaaatctttttttcctatcactTTCTTCCTATTCATCCAACCTGAAATTTCTCCCTACAACTCAAAATTCAGTTACTGTGGCTTCCCAACCTCTCCACACTCCCATTTTCCAGTCACTTTGGAAGAAACATGTAACCTCTTCTAAGGTTCAGCTTAGCACAGTAAGAAGTTAATAAACCCACACACAAGCTGCGTGGATTATGTCAGTATCAGACAAATTACTTTTTGCAACAGGTAGGAAAAAACTGTTCTCATGCTGCCTCCTACCTGAGGATGAAACGATATCAGTTAAATGGACACTGCTGCTTCTATACAAGTAACCTTCCTGTAAAAGCAGATTGTTTCAAGTTGTCATTTCAGCATTCATTCATCCCACCTTACCAGTAGACTGTAAGTATAAAGAAGGATGTGAAATTACAGCTGAAGAGTTTGGGCATTAGGAAAAGCTTTAACAGAAGCATGGTGGAGGCCTGGCCTACATTATCCAGACACAAAGGCATCTCTTGCCTCAAAGGCCTTTAAAGACACTAGAGAAAACATTTGCCTCAGCTGACCTGCTCTCCTTAGGCAAATAGTAACTTCAAGCCCTGAAAAGAACTTTGAGTGGCCTTCACAAAACAAGGTTCGTAGGATGCCACAAGAAGCCATTTTAGGACAAGAGGAATGATCACTGTACTCCGTTTAGTCTTCCAGCAGAAAGTTTTATTCTTGTTAAGGACAAGGAAATATCAACCAACAGCTCCATTAATAGACGCAGATTAAACAAGCCCTGTTAAGCACCTTCTACTCAACATGTGAAAAAACAGAGTCTAAAGACATCATGTGTCCAAACTGTTCACATTAAAACTTGAGCTCATCCTTTATTGTAAGCTCAAGTGATGTTGCTTCTGTGTATAGCAAAGGGTGGAAACAATTTAAGTTaccagaacagctgtgtttaACAAGTACTGAAGCACTGGAGTTTTGACTGCATTTACTAGTGTGCTATTAGAATGCTTTCCTTCAGAGCCTCAGGCAGACTTGCAGAAAGCCACAGCAGAAAAACGGACTTCTCCTTTTTCACGTTCTGTAAATTGTCTGCAGATCTTAGCAGAATCCTTAAAAGAAGAGAGCTGTTTAGATGACTGGAAcacatttacttaaaaaaaaaaaaaaaagaccctaaCTTACTGCAAATTCTCTGGGTCCCCATAGCTAAGTTACATGATCTAATAACACCAGTTAATACATACACTTAACAGATATCTAGCTCTGTGGTATAGTACTGCTTTGTTACCAGCTTGCACAGCAAGTAGGTACAACCACTATACACTGAAAGAGTGCCCCCCATCCTTTTAGAAGCCATACTTCCAGGGAAACAGCAAGAACTTTTACCTTCAATAGCAAGTCATCTGAGCTTGTGCCATGGTTTACAGGAAACGGTAAACGCCCATCTGTGAAAGAAAGGTCCATCACTCACTAAGCTTGAGTATGCATTAGCAGAATTCATTATAGTGATGTAAGAAACCAGTACACAGACTGTGAGCACAGAATAAATTGTCAATACATGTTTAAGTGAAAAGGGGACCCAGTATTCCCAGCTCTACAGGAGATGTCACTTTACAACAGTATATAGGCATTCAGTGCAACTCACCTCCAGCTaaaatttttaagtaaaactATAAATTGGCTTTGACAATACCATTAGAGAGCTACACCAGTATCAAATTCCTAGCCAGAGACACCAACACTGCTATACAGTGCAAAGCAAACCCTGCCTAACTCCAGAGCACTCAGGAGCTTACCCAGTTCATACAGATGTCCATCCACATTAGCAAACAGGATGAAGTGGAAGTTCACACTGTTGTCCTCAACCTTAGGACAGACCATTAGACACGTTAATTAGACTAAGAAAAGCCTACaattatatttagaaaaatcCCACTTGTAGCTACAAGATAAAGGAGCTGTCTAGAAGAacacaaaataaagcattaaTAACCTGATTCAGCTTTAGTAGCCACTGCAAGGCCTCTATACATTACTATATATTAAAGTGCCAAAGCCTTAATATTCAGCCTCCCAGATGCAGCCTGAACCCAATTTTCAACGTGTTTGATAAAGAAATCCTGCATTCACCCATCAGTTATTTAGCCTATTTCATGAGTTGTGACAGCTATATGCCAGACAAGAAATGGCACTGCTCTACCACTTTCAATATCCTCTTCTCCCAAGATTCTACCCATTCATATCTTACCCGACACTGTCCTTCTTGTGCAACAGAGTTGTGGACTTCTTGTATAGCCTTAAGAGAAAGCACACAGAAGTTATTGCATCCCTTAAGTGACAATGCTGACAATTATTTGTGTAGTTCACACACCTTATTATTTGCAAAACGCTTAGCTCTCTCTTCAGGAGACAGATCAGCTGTTTCATCAAGAAACTTCTTCAAGGCAGATCCCTCATCTGCGCAAGattaaagattttcttcagcACAGTTATAGAAACAGTTATAGTTCAAACAGCCCACACCCACTCA
Above is a window of Meleagris gallopavo isolate NT-WF06-2002-E0010 breed Aviagen turkey brand Nicholas breeding stock chromosome 4, Turkey_5.1, whole genome shotgun sequence DNA encoding:
- the UCHL1 gene encoding ubiquitin carboxyl-terminal hydrolase isozyme L1; amino-acid sequence: GVRGAAPPLARCAPQVLSRLGVSPGWRFVDVLGFEEEALGAVPSPACALLLLFPLTEQHENFRKQQTEKIKDQEISSKVYFLKQTVSNSCGTIGLIHAVANNKDKVKLDEGSALKKFLDETADLSPEERAKRFANNKAIQEVHNSVAQEGQCRVEDNSVNFHFILFANVDGHLYELDGRLPFPVNHGTSSDDLLLKDSAKICRQFTEREKGEVRFSAVAFCKSA